Sequence from the Clostridium botulinum genome:
ATACCCATCAATAGAAAGAGAAATAAGAAATGAATTAACTAATATTGGTGAAGAGGGTGCTATAAATATATTTAAAGAAAATTTAAAAGCGTTATTATTACAAGCACCTATAAAAGGTAAAGTTGTAATGGGATTTGATCCAGGGTTTAGAACTGGATGTAAGATTGCAATATTAGATGAAACAGGTAAGTTCTTAGAGAATACAGCAGTATATCCTACTCTACCTAAAAAAGATATTGTTGGAGCTAAAAAAACATTAAAAGAATTAATTTATAAACATGATGTTGATGTTATATCTCTTGGAAATGGTACAGCTTCAAGGGAATCAGAAGAAGTAATAGCGGAAATGATAAAAGAAATAAGAGATGAGAAGGGTAAAGAAGTATCTTATGTAATTGTATCAGAAGCAGGGGCATCAGTTTATTCAGCATCAGAGCTTGCAACTAAGGAATACCCTAATTTAGATGTTACTGTAAGGGGTGCTATATCAATAGGTAGAAGACTTCAAGACCCACTTGCAGAACTAGTAAAGATTGATCCAAAGGCTATAGGTGTAGGTCAATATCAACATGATGTTACTCCTAAAAAATTAGAACAATCATTAGCTGGTGTGGTTGAAGATTCTGTTAATACTGTTGGTGTAGATTTAAATATAGCAACACCATCTTTATTAACATATATATCAGGAATAAATTCTACTATTGCACAAAATATTGTAGCTTATAGAGAAGAATTAGGACAATTTAAATCAAGAAAAGAATTACTAAAAGTAAAAAGATTAGGTCAGAAGGCATATGAGCAATGTGCAGGATTTTTAAGAGTTTCTGAAAGCAAAGAATATCTGGATAATACTTCTGTACATCCAGAGTCATATAATGTTGCAAAGAAGTTAATTGAAACTTTAGGATACAATAAGGATGATTTAAAAAATAATAATTTAGATGATATAGATAAGAGAGCAGAAGTAAATAGAATAAATAAATTAAGTAAGGATTTAGATATTGGAGAACTTACATTAAAAGATATAATAAAAGAATTAAAGAAGCCTGGTAGAGATCCTAGAGATGAAATGCCAGCGCCTATATTAAAAACTGGAATAATAGAGCTTAAAGATTTAAAGCCAGGAATGGTTTTAAATGGAACAGTAAGGAATGTATCTGATTTTGGAGCTTTTGTTGATATTGGAGTTCATCAAGATGGTTTAGTTCATAAAAGTCAAATGGCAAATAGGTTTGTAAAACATCCATTAGATATAGTAAAAGTTGGCGATATAGTAAAGGTCAGTATATTAGAAGTAGATCAAAAAAGAAAGCGAATTTCTTTGAGTATGAAAGATGTAGATGAAAAATTAGAGGCTTAATAATATAGAAAATAAACTTAATAAAAAATAGTATCAATATTATAAAAAGCTTATTATGCATACATTAAGAATATAAAAAGGCTGTTTCAAAATAATCCTAGAGATATTGTTTAAGAAACAGTCTTTTGTAATTAATTAATTATAATGTAATATTTACTATTACATATATATAAATATATTTTTTACATAGAAAAAATATAATATAATTTTAATTTGGGGGATTTACATATGGATAAGGGAAAACTTTATACTAATAGAAAAAACATAGTTATACTAGCAATTATAAGTTGTATACTATGGGGAAGCGCATATCCAGCTATAAAGGTTGGTTATGAATTATTTAATATAGGAACAAATGATATAGGCTCAAAGTTGATATTTGCTGGATACAGATTTGCTATTGCTGGGATTTTAGTATTAGTAATGGAGTTAATTAATAGAAAAAATATATTTAAATATTCATTAAAAGAATTTGGAGAAATAACATTACTAGGGTCTACTCAAACAGCACTTCAATATTTATTTTTTTATGTTGGATTATCTTATACAACAGGGGTAAGGGGATCTATAATAAATGGAACAGGAACATTTGCAAGTATAATATTAGCTCATATAATATATAAAAATGACAAATTGAACTTTAATAAAATATTAGGATGCATTATAGGTTTTATTGGTGTAATTATTGTTAATTTAAATGGTAAATCGATTGCAGGACAAGGTTTTTCTCTTAAAGGTGAAGGTTCTTTGATGATAGCAGCAATAATTTTTGCAGCATCAGCAATATATGGTAAAAAAATTACTCAAAATAAAGATGCATCAATAGTTACAGGATATCAATTGTTTATAGGTGGAATTATATTAAGTATATTAGGATTTATATTTGGAGGACATTTAAAGGGATTCACTTCAAAGTCAACTATGCTTTTAATATATATGGCTTTATTATCATCAATAGCATTTGCTATTTGGAGTCAATTATTGAAATTTAACAAGGTTGGAGTAATATCAGTTTTTAACTTTTTAGTGCCTATATTTGGAACGTTATTATCAGCTATATTTCTTAAGGAAAATATATTTGATATTAAAATTTTAATATCATTGATACTAGTTTGTTCAGGAATTTTTTTAGTTTATAATGAAAAAGCAATAAACTTAAATTTAAAAATGAAAAAATAATGGTACTAATAAAAAAAAGTGACTAACAGTCAATTGCAATACGGATATGGTAATTTAAAGATATAAGA
This genomic interval carries:
- a CDS encoding Tex family protein, with the protein product MKSIEERLAAELNLGLNQINNVVSLLDDGNTVPFISRYRKEATGGLSDEVLRKLSERLTYLRNLVERKDDIKRLINEQGKLNPEVENALEKATTLTEVEDIYRPYKPKKKTKATMAVARGLKPLAELIQSGVFKGNLNEEASKYINEEKGVLKEEEAIQGALDIIAENISDEAKFRKHIRELIIKEGFIESKGDSKDTTPYEMYYDYKEEVKKIPPHRILAINRGEKEKVLSVKITVNEDKIIRYLENNILTRNEVLDEKLKLCIKDSLKRLIYPSIEREIRNELTNIGEEGAINIFKENLKALLLQAPIKGKVVMGFDPGFRTGCKIAILDETGKFLENTAVYPTLPKKDIVGAKKTLKELIYKHDVDVISLGNGTASRESEEVIAEMIKEIRDEKGKEVSYVIVSEAGASVYSASELATKEYPNLDVTVRGAISIGRRLQDPLAELVKIDPKAIGVGQYQHDVTPKKLEQSLAGVVEDSVNTVGVDLNIATPSLLTYISGINSTIAQNIVAYREELGQFKSRKELLKVKRLGQKAYEQCAGFLRVSESKEYLDNTSVHPESYNVAKKLIETLGYNKDDLKNNNLDDIDKRAEVNRINKLSKDLDIGELTLKDIIKELKKPGRDPRDEMPAPILKTGIIELKDLKPGMVLNGTVRNVSDFGAFVDIGVHQDGLVHKSQMANRFVKHPLDIVKVGDIVKVSILEVDQKRKRISLSMKDVDEKLEA
- a CDS encoding DMT family transporter; the protein is MDKGKLYTNRKNIVILAIISCILWGSAYPAIKVGYELFNIGTNDIGSKLIFAGYRFAIAGILVLVMELINRKNIFKYSLKEFGEITLLGSTQTALQYLFFYVGLSYTTGVRGSIINGTGTFASIILAHIIYKNDKLNFNKILGCIIGFIGVIIVNLNGKSIAGQGFSLKGEGSLMIAAIIFAASAIYGKKITQNKDASIVTGYQLFIGGIILSILGFIFGGHLKGFTSKSTMLLIYMALLSSIAFAIWSQLLKFNKVGVISVFNFLVPIFGTLLSAIFLKENIFDIKILISLILVCSGIFLVYNEKAINLNLKMKK